From one Rhodoferax sp. PAMC 29310 genomic stretch:
- a CDS encoding LysR substrate-binding domain-containing protein, which translates to MNQPLRTRPIPVGHLRAFEAVARHLNFRAAAEELSLTQSAVSRQIQAMEEDVGVNLFLRHTRAVELTTAGAQLLRAVLPSLERMDSAVRQIRRTAGRKSVALSTWASFASMWLIPRLESFQNDHPDIDIRIDTTDVAVDLETSDVDLALRYCHPGTMPPGALRLFGEQLTPVASPWLLKSGKALTQLSDLAHFTLIEASDAHRTHHLEWLTWRRWLDMNQATPLEPKRWLYFNYAHQIAQAALTGQGVALARLPMVADSLATGDLVEVLPGRRLNSPLAYWLIVGPRSSQRPEVVAFCNWLTAQAALTRAVTQDGPDPDTVDGLD; encoded by the coding sequence ATTTGCGTGCCTTTGAGGCCGTGGCACGCCACCTCAATTTTCGGGCGGCCGCCGAAGAACTGTCATTGACCCAAAGTGCGGTCAGCCGGCAAATCCAGGCCATGGAGGAAGACGTGGGAGTCAACCTGTTTCTGCGCCACACCCGGGCCGTGGAGCTCACGACAGCCGGTGCTCAACTGCTGCGGGCCGTGCTTCCCTCGCTGGAACGCATGGACAGCGCCGTTCGCCAGATTCGGCGCACAGCGGGGCGAAAGAGTGTGGCCCTCTCGACCTGGGCATCCTTTGCGTCCATGTGGCTGATTCCCCGTCTGGAGTCGTTTCAAAACGATCACCCTGACATTGACATCCGCATTGATACCACTGATGTGGCCGTGGACCTGGAAACCAGCGACGTCGATCTGGCCTTGCGCTACTGCCACCCCGGCACAATGCCGCCAGGTGCCCTGCGCCTGTTCGGCGAGCAACTCACCCCAGTGGCCAGCCCGTGGCTATTGAAAAGCGGCAAGGCACTGACCCAGTTGTCGGATTTGGCGCATTTCACACTGATTGAGGCCAGCGACGCCCATCGCACCCACCACCTGGAATGGTTAACCTGGCGGCGCTGGCTGGACATGAATCAAGCCACCCCGCTTGAGCCCAAACGCTGGTTGTATTTCAACTACGCCCATCAAATTGCGCAGGCTGCATTGACCGGCCAGGGCGTGGCACTGGCACGATTGCCGATGGTGGCAGACAGCCTGGCCACGGGTGACTTGGTGGAAGTTTTGCCGGGGCGGCGGCTGAATTCACCGCTGGCTTATTGGTTGATCGTGGGGCCGCGCTCGTCACAGCGGCCAGAGGTCGTGGCTTTTTGCAACTGGCTGACGGCACAAGCCGCTTTGACTCGTGCCGTCACCCAAGACGGGCCAGACCCAGATACGGTGGACGGACTGGATTAA
- a CDS encoding 5-formyltetrahydrofolate cyclo-ligase, producing MDNSDETRALEKKALRKILIEQRLNLPDRAQRSDLLQRVMRIWLVGRPDAVIGAYWPIKGEFDPLPALHRWKEDGELIDQPQPRRIGLPVVDKVHKTMTFHAWYPGCPMEEDAYGIPKPKDTEVIQPTLLFVACVGYAPGGYRLGYGGGFYDRMLATLNPRPLTVGLGFSNGFLSDFEPESHDMPLDAILNDHGVVWPV from the coding sequence ATGGATAACTCTGACGAAACCAGGGCTCTTGAAAAAAAAGCCCTTCGCAAAATTCTGATCGAGCAACGTTTGAACCTCCCGGATCGTGCCCAGCGCTCTGATCTGTTGCAACGGGTGATGCGAATCTGGCTGGTGGGCCGTCCCGATGCGGTTATTGGTGCCTATTGGCCGATCAAAGGCGAGTTCGATCCGCTGCCTGCACTTCACCGCTGGAAGGAAGACGGGGAGCTGATCGACCAACCCCAACCCCGACGCATTGGGTTGCCGGTGGTCGATAAGGTTCACAAAACCATGACATTTCATGCCTGGTACCCCGGTTGCCCCATGGAAGAAGACGCTTATGGCATTCCCAAACCCAAGGACACCGAGGTGATTCAACCCACCTTGCTGTTTGTAGCCTGCGTGGGCTATGCGCCTGGCGGTTACCGCCTTGGCTATGGCGGCGGGTTTTATGACCGCATGCTGGCGACCCTGAACCCACGACCCTTGACGGTGGGGCTGGGTTTTTCCAACGGGTTTTTGTCTGACTTCGAGCCCGAATCCCACGACATGCCGCTGGATGCCATCCTGAATGATCACGGTGTGGTCTGGCCGGTATAG